CATAATCAGTATTTACCCAGGACTCGTCTGTGCCCACCCTGGCTAAGATAAGCTCCCTAGCTTTTGGGaactttccatctctttggggAAAGAAGATTTACACATGTTAATAGCTACAGGGAGGCCCTGAGATTACAGCATGAGTGATGGGGAGAGTCACGGGGGCTAGAGAAGGAATGGAATGGTTTGGAGGCCATGGAGCTTGGGCATAAGGTCTGACGACTGAGAAGAGGGAAGAACACTCAGGTTAGAATAGCATGGGCCTGGGTCTGTGCTTCACCTTGCAGTGTTAAGGATCTTGGGGACTTTCtgtggggggtgggatgggatcCAGTACTGACTAGATTTAGGAAGACCAATATGGCAGCAATAGTGTGTGGGAATAGCTGGAAACAGGAACCTTGAGAGGGCCTTAAGGAGATAAAAGCTTGGAACAGGTGATAGcagtaggaagagaaagaagaagcagaagttaagaatttcaatttttaagCAACCACACACACCCCTACCAAAAAACTTCAAAAACCAACACTGCCTACCAAGTGCTATTCTAAATACCATACAAATCCGAACTCATTTGAGCATCCTGAATTAGGTACAATTGctatttgttttacagatgaggaaactgaggcatagtaAGTTCAAGTAACATGCCCAAGGACGCATGCTAATAAATGATTAAAGTCAAGATTCATATCCAGGCAGGGGGGCTCCTAGGTCTCAGCTCTTAATGACCACTACGGGCTATTGTGGACTGTTCAGAAGTAAAAGTCATGATGAGTCCAAATTTCTTCaagcctgggtgacttagcaaATGTTAATGCCATTGATGGATGACATACATCAAATGGGGGTATTATTAGCCTGTGGGAAAGAGGATACACTTgactttttatacattttgtttaagGTGACAAGGACACATCTGAGTAGAATGTCCCATGGAAAATTAGAACTACAGGACGAGCCTGGTAAAGACATggttgccaattttttttttcaacccttGAAAAATGTTGTGCCATTTTCCTCTGGCCTCTATGATTTCGAATGAGAAATTTGCTGTCATTTGAATTGGTACTTGTGTAGAACTAAGGCATGCATCATTTCCTCTGGTtgctcttaagattttttttttctgggatccctgggtggctcagcggtttggcgcctgcctttggcccagggcatgatcctggagtcccagaattgagtcctgcattgggctccctgtatggagcctgcttctctctctgcctctctttctgtgtctctaataaataaataaataaaatcttaaaaaaaaaaaaaaaagttttttttttccttaagtttccAGAAGTTTAATTATGCTGTGTTTTGATGAGGATTTCTTTAAGTTTATCCTAGTTCAGGTTCACATAGCTCTTGCAactgtaggttttgttttgtctttcaccAAAtggaagttttcagtcattatttcctTGAGTATTTGTTTAGCACCACAATCCTTCTCATCTCCTTCTGGGATTCTGATATCCATGTTCATATCTTTTGTTACTGTTCCACagattccttttcttcccccagtctcttttctcttgtttgttAGATCGAATAAATTTGATTGAACTGTTCTCAATTCAGTGATGCCATCTTTTGTCATCTGTACTCTACCATTGAGCCCAtccaatgagttttttttttttttttttttggttgctgtgcttttcagttctataatttccacttggttcttttttgtaACTGCTATTTCTTTGatgaggttttatattttttcatatgtttcaaGGGATTTCATAATTACTTGCTGAAACCATTTTATGGtaactgctttaaaaatctctGCCAGATAGTTCCAACATCTGATTCATCTCACTATTGGTGTCAGTTGACTATCTTTTCTCACTCATGTTGTGATTTTCCAGGTTCTTGGTATgacaagttacttttttttttttttcactgtatccTGGACATTTTGCAAATTATGTTAGGATACTCTTAATCTTATATAAATCTTCTATTTTAGTAGGCAGCCACTCTGTTTaagttttggggttgttttttaaggtttcctTTTGTAGTCTATAGTTTCAATGACAATTTTTTGAGCCCTTGCAATGCTGTTCTGGTCTACTTTGTTCTGGTTTTGCGTAAGCTCCCACTGGATCCCTGCATGTGATGTGCCCACATGGATATCATCGGGCAGATGTAGGGGAATGCCCTAGGTCACCATTGGCCATTGCATGGGCTGGGAGACGCTGGGCCTGCTGGCACTGCTAGTGCAGATGTATGTATATCATGCATTTTTTATtctagcatttttattattttatcttttttacttttcatttttaatccatCTCAAATTCATTTTGATATCAAGACTGAGGTGAAGAATTTAGCCTTTCTTACTCTTGTCCCCTAGTTGGGGAGCCAATTATTCTAAAACCATCTGCTAAAAATTCTACCTTCTTACAAATCTGAAATGTTACCTTCATCAAACTCTCAACTTATATGTGCATTTATATCTATGGGCTGAACTCTTTTTCTTTGGTCTACTTTTGTTGTTGCTCTAGTTACTGTagagttaaaaatgttttcatattcgaCAAGGCTAGTCCCTTCTCTTTAATTTGCTGGCAATTCACATATGTTTTGCTTTCTAAAAGGATTTGCAACATGTCTGCAGGTAAAGACAGGCAAAGGAAGATGTAGCTTGACCTGATGGAAGTTTCTTGCAGTGTTCCAGGAGAGAGATGGTGGGATACTATAATGTAGGATAGATTATCTGATTGTCTTCCAAATTTCCATCATTTTCTGGTATAATGCCTGTATAATTTTTGACATATCTATATGTTGTCTGCACTATTACTTTTTTGCaaattcaatttactttttttaaaaagggtattttttttttagagagaaagtgcaagtgggggtggggggtggtggggagaaggtaaggaagagagaatctcaagcagattctgctgagcccagagccctacacagggcttgatctcccaaTCCCTGtgaaatgatgacctgagccaaaatcaagagtcagattaagcaactgagccactcaggtgcccctaattcaattcacttttaaattttaagtatttatattgGTCTTATCCTACATGCTATCTGTAAAAGCACAGATTCAATGCAGTAGTTATAACATATTAAATGTTATAGctaacaatgaaaataaacattgtCCACGTAGTACCTACAGCATACTGCCAGCAGTTTGAGAAACAAATGGTCTGAGCAAACAATTCTCATCTGTTCTCCAGATGAAACTCCTCACTCAGAAGGGAGCCACCTGGGTTAGCTGGTGATCTCTGTTGCTTGAGCTGGATGCTGGGTGCATAAGTgggttcagtttgtgaaaatcaTCAAGTGTTCACTTAGAAACTCTTTTCTGTGTGACTAGGATAATTCAGCAAAAGGTTTGAAAAGTATCTCCATATTGTTTGTGCTAATTACTGGTAATAAGATCTATGGCATGTACTCTTACACAGGTCATGCAAAGAAATGACTAATGAAGTGAGTAGCAGTCACACAAATGTAAAACATTGATAGCAGTTTCTCTTCAGAGTTCTGATGTTCCTGCAAGCAAATATACCCTCACACAGATCTCTGGAAAGGGCCACAGAGGATATTGTAGGCCAATCAGAATGTTCATGGGATGATAAGACCTCGGTGAAGCGATCTGTAGGGCAGAAATAGATGATTATACCAAAGGCCAGAGCCTTAATATCCTTATCTCTTAGTCTTTATTAAAGGTAAAcagagataaatggaaaaatgccATCCTACCCTCACGAAGATCAAATTAGAGAGTGAGATTGCAGGGAATCAAATATCTTGTACTGACCTGTCACAAGCACTTACTCAGATACCAGCAAACACACAGcacactcttttttctttttccttttctttttttttttttttttaaatttattatagtcacagagagagagagagagaggcagagggagaagcaggctccatgcaccgggagcccgacgtgggattcgatcccgggtctccaggatcgcaccctgggccaaaggcaggcgccaaaccgctgcgccacccagggatcccctttttttttttttttttttttatacgcTAAGGTGATTCTGGCTTTTAGATTTCTGAAATCTCCCACTTCAGAGTCTACCTCTTGCTGAGCACCCTCAGCACCCATAATAATAAAGGTCACAAAAATTACTGATACTAAAATCTCACTGCCAAACCAAAGCTGCTGTTTTCCTGCATGGAGATTCAAGTGGCTTCCATCTTCTGTCCtgtaagaacagaagaaaataacccAGTTTCCCTCTGTTGGTGGCCATGGAAACTAATCTCCAATATTTCTTTCAGCGCCTGAATAATAGCAAAAAGTACAGCATCCTTCAGAGGCATCCATTAATTTGTTTCAtgctaaaaaacaataaaactaccTACCTTAAAATTCAACCTGCACGTTTTCAACAAGTCCTGCGGGTTTCGAGTATTTGGGGGCCAGGGGACTAGGAGAAGCCCCTGGGGAGAGAGTCACAAGATTGTTCATCAGAGAAAAACCTGGAGGCTTGTTTCCTCAAGTATCTCTCAAAGACTTACTCATTTCCTATTTCCtaccatttaggaaaaaaagcaCTGCCTTCCAGCGGTGCTTCTGCACTTCAGTGTGAAATACTGTTCTTTCTCTGATCGTCTCAGAACTGGAAGCCTTACTTACTATGtaattcctgatttttaaaagtctccttTCTCTACCTGAGAGTCCCCAAGAGCTCTGCCTTAAAAGGCTCACTCACTCTTAATGTACACTCTGAGGATGATCTAGTGCAAAATCTGCTTTCTGGCAAACTTATGGGGCCTTAGGCCAATCAAATTTCACCTAAAGTTTCTCAAAATCTAACTGCACAGGGTTGCCAGCTTCTCTTGTTCCCCCAAATGATATAACTCTTTCCATCAGTGTAATTTAGTCCCAGGGCTGTCAAGGCAAGGATTAGTAGGAGCCCTCCAACTACAGCTTGAGAGAGCTTGGTGCCAGGTGATGTCATTCTACCACCTGAGTCTCAAACCGGGGTTCAGGACACGGCCGTGGAGCAAAGCATCTGCCAGTGCAAGCCGGTgccagctatttatttatttatttatttatttatttaaaaaaaattttttttattgcagttcaatttgccaacatatagcataacacccagtgctcatcccatcaagtgcccccctcagtgcccgtcacccagtcatccccaccccctgcccacctccctttccaccacccctgttcgtttcccagctATTTAAAGCCACTGCCCGGCCAAGCAAGGACAGAACAGGGGTGAGGGGCCACCTGTTCAGAGGGTGACAGAGGGTGCTGGCAGCAGGCAGGAAGAAGGCAAAAATGATAGGAAGGAGCCCACTTGGGCAAAGgatcctctttctcttcctccaggcCTGCCAAGGCCGTGTCTCCTCAGCCTAGCATGGCATGATTGAGCCTCCAAGACTTTGGGCGGTGGCgcatatttgttttcttcacacCTTTCACATTTGCAATCTGGTGGAGACAAAgaggctttctttcttcttcttttttttttttttaatttgcaaattttagcttttattttaaagggtcCAAATGTTCCTTCCACACTCTGCTAGGATTATAAAACAGGGAATTCTGGCTTTGGAGAGGCAAGGGTATGATTAACATGTGATGcattttaaactgtatttaaatCTTTAGATTATTTTGGGAGATACATTCCCAATCACATGGTCTCAGTTTTACAACTTGGTATGACTCTTCTACTTGATTTGGCATAGAGCTTTAAATCCTTCAAAAAGCTCATCTAATGAGAAAGCCTGTTCTCATAGGTTGGGTTCTCCCAAGAAGTAGACTCTGAGTCAAGGATTCAGGTACAAGAACTTTATTAAGGAAAGGCTTCCAGGAGACACCAGTAGGTGAGCAGAAGAAGGAGGACAGGGAGACAGAAGAGGCTGAGCCAGGTGTGATATCGTGGGAAGTCTCAGTCTTGGCCTGATCCAGAGGGGAGCTCTGGAGAGTAAATTATGCCTCAGagcacctccttccttccttggggCAAGGAAGCTGTGCTTTTGGGCTCCCCAGCCAGTCACTGGCCTGAAGTCAAAGGGacgggtagggtggggtgggaggtagTGTGGACATAGGATCTATAAAGTCCACAAACGCTACTGGCCCAACTGGCTCCCAGGGGGCTGGACACACAGGGCTGGCTGGAGAGGCCCTAGGGGATATGAGTGGTGCACCCATAGCATCGGCCACAGGGCACCCTCCACACTTCCTGCTCTtaccacgggggggggggggggggggggggggggcggggggaagctaCTTAGAGGTCTTTCATCACGTTCTGCTGCAAGAGGAAATGAATGATGTCTTTTGAAAGTCCCGGGGTGGGCTTTTCATCCTCCAGAAGCACACTTCCTTCTCCCACTGGGTAGAAGTGGGCGTCCTTGGAATGCCTCTGTAAGACTGAGCAGCCATCACGGCTGAAGACGACCCTGGCCATCTGAAAACTGCGAAGGGCATACTTTTGGCTCTCCTGGCCCTTCAGTTCGTTGATTTTCTGAGACAGGCACTGGCAGACCGATGTGGAGAGTGGGTTTCTAGCAGCTGGGTGTGGATGGTCAAACATTTCATAGAATCTATCCAGGGATTTCCGAAGCCCGTCATCCTCTGCCTTGGTCTCCGTTTGGCCCTGCACAGAAGGGTCAAGCCAGAAGTTCTCAGAGGTCCCGGAATCATGTTGTTCAGTATTGAGGTTACTGGTGTCTGTAAGACAAAACACATTCCAGTACTTGGACACATATTCCAAAAAGCCAAAAGCAGGTGATGTCTCTTCTATTCACCACACTGACTGTTCTTAGGTGACTGGTAATGGTCAGAATTAGCTGATTTCAGAACTGATTCCCACCATGCTGGGGTTATGCGACCTGTTagctcaaaacaaaaatatcttatttgtatGTTTCAGGAGTTCTTCATCTATGGTCTTTGCATAAAAGTTCAGGGTGGCTGTGTATCTGGATGGGgggaaaatcatatttattttctctaaccTCAACCGGAAATTAAGCgttttctttcataataaatttagTCAACAAACCTATTAGTAGTGGTACCTATGACTTTGTTACCAATAGCTCACAGCTATTTTCATATCACATGATAGTCtgcaaaagatgttttaaaatatcatttatgccTATCACTATGCTATGGACTAAAGTGTGGCCCTCCAAAATTCACAAGTGATAGCCCCAATCCCTaacatgactgtatttggaaatagggtttttaGGAGGTTATTAGGATTGTAAGAGTGGGAGCCATTCTGATAGGAGTGGTGGCTTTATAAAAAGaggacaagggatccctgggtggcgcagcggtttggcgcctgcctttggcccagggcgtgatcctggagactcgggatcgaatcccacatcgggctcccggtgcttggagcctgcttctccctctgcctgtgtctctgcctctctctctctctctctctgtgtgactatcatgaataaataaaaataaaaaaaaaaaaaaagaggacaagatctttctttctctctgtctgtccatGTGCAGGAACTGGGGAAGGGCCACGAGAGGACACGATGAGAAGGTGGCCTTCTCTAAGTCAGGGAGCCCTCCCCAGAACCCAACCATACAGGCACtgtgatctcagacttctggtctccagaatgctgagaaaatacatttctgttgtgtaggccacccagtctatggtattttgttatggcgaCCCAAGGAGACTAATACACAGCGCTTTGAAATTACTACAGTTATTAGTTCTAGATACTAGATACTATTACTTAAGTATTAATTTATTAGATTAATcttattatttaagtattaatttacaaaacatatattagagactctttttttttatatacatatatattagagactcttaaccatagggaacaaactaaggattgctggaggggaggtggtggggggatggggtaactgggtgacgggcatttaaggagggcacttgatggaatgagcactgggtgttaaatacaagtgatgaatcactaaattctacccctgcaactaataatatatattaaccaacatgaatttaaataaaatctttaaaaaagtaaagtttaaaagcatatattcattataatatcatgcatttgttctttttttttttttgcatttgttctttAACTATTTTAATAACTACATTTCAGTACTTTTTTTCCTTGGCAATcctacatattttcatttttgcatttaaaaacattattctgagaaaaGGTCGGTAGGCTTCAGCATATGCTAACAGGATCCATGGCACAAGTGTAGTAAAGACCCCTTAATGTAGACAGTGCTGGGCATTTACACAGTTCAGACACCGTCTTTCTCTATTCCCTATAGTAATCCTATAGACTATTTATCTCTAATTAAAATCTCcacctttgtgtttttaaaggagTAGCAAATAAACTGAGCGATTTAATAATAGACAATATgaagccagaattttttttaaattttttatttatttatgatagtcacagagagagagaggcagagacacaggcagagggagaagcaggctccatgcaccgggagcccgatgtgggattcgatcccgggtctccaggatcgtgccctgggccaaagacaggcgccaaactgctgcgccacccagggatccctgaagccaGAATTGATCTCACTTCTGTACCTCTCTGGGAACTCGAATTCTTAATATAGGAATCTCTTAGCTCTTCTGAAACAAAGGACTTTCCTATCAATGTGTTCTAGAAAAGATTCCACACCAAGAATCTAAAGAATTCCCTAGACACCAaccagttttattctttaaaattttatgctttaaatcaaaatattatattttcctcttctgctCTGATGTAAGCTTTAATAAATTACTAGCTttaattccacacacacacaccctccagtAACTCAATTAgtagctataataaaaaatatttgtacttgCTAATGATGAAGAAAGTTGTATGATACAGTGGGTGGTTTTAGAAAAGGAGAAGGGATCTGGAGTTTTGACTCTAATTTTGCTACCAGCTAGATATCATACTACATTGCTGAGCTTTAGTTTCCCCATCTACAAGACTTTTAGTAAATGGTCTGTCTTCTAGAATTTCTCTGGTAAAACAAGGAACAGAGAAGTAGATAATCCAAAGCATCCAAGAAGGATGTGGACACATGTAGTATGAGACACAGGTAGCCCCACACATGGACAGACATCCACTGGTCCACCATTCAAGTAGCCCAACAACCCAGAGCACTTGGCCACCTTGAAgaatggctgattccagggtGGTTATAGGAAAGTACATGATGGGACTGGTATATCTTATTGTTCTAGAATGCTCAAATTGTGATAGGGGCTTGTCAAGGAGGAATAGAGGCCAGCTGGAAAGGGATCATCTGGCCACATCTGGAACAAAtagagcatcaaaataaataatgatagtaactGATGATAGCccatttatgaaaatataaaacaacaaatccataaaataattgaaaattggCTGAGGAACAGGCTATTTATAGTCTCAGAGTACTTCCCCATAAAATACTTATTAGttacaaatggaaaaagaatagctTCATGGTGGAGAAATCTGGCACATGTCACCTTAATCAAGTGACCTAAGTGATGGGACTAATCgaaatcctgttgccacctgacCAGAGGCAACAAGAAGACCCCGCACAAATTCTCTGGTAGTCCTGCCAAAGGTACATCACCCGACCCTGATTATGAGGAAGCAGCAGATAAaaccaaattgagggacattttgCAAAATGACTAGCCTGTCCTCTTCAGAAGTACCAAGGTCATGAGAACCAAGGTAAGAGTGAACAAGACTGCTCTACGCTGAAGAACACTAAAGAGACAGAACTAAACACAGCACATGATTTTCAACTGGATCTTTTTGCTATAAAGAACAttcctggggggcacctgggtgggtcagtggttgaccatttgcctttggctcaggtcgtgaccccaggctccctgcagaaagcctgcttctccctctgcctatgtctctgcctctttctgtgtctctcatgaataaattagtctaaaaaaaaaaaaaggacattccTGGGATTGCCTGAATGGGGTCTGGAGATTAGACGGTAATAATGTACCCATTTAAATGTTCGGATTTTGAGAGTTCCATTGGGTTGTGTAGCTGAATGTCCTCGTTTATAGGAAAATCAGAAGTGGTGGGCATCAGGCTGGCAGCTTACTCTCAAATAATAATGGAGAAAGAGGTTCTTTGTATTGTACTTGTAAGTTTTCTATGAGTttgagattctttaaaaaaaataatgaaaacaatcttCTGGAGGAATAATTGTTA
This region of Canis lupus dingo isolate Sandy chromosome 24, ASM325472v2, whole genome shotgun sequence genomic DNA includes:
- the SHLD1 gene encoding shieldin complex subunit 1 isoform X4 — protein: MATQEATPGSQSEESSVLDLPSVYDIRDYILQRPQQEAGSEAFSSEEALSIPCSSDVDSDTSNLNTEQHDSGTSENFWLDPSVQGQTETKAEDDGLRKSLDRFYEMFDHPHPAARNPLSTSVCQCLSQKINELKGQESQKYALRSFQMARVVFSRDGCSVLQRHSKDAHFYPVGEGSVLLEDEKPTPGLSKDIIHFLLQQNVMKDL
- the SHLD1 gene encoding shieldin complex subunit 1 isoform X1 produces the protein MAATTFQCPSLPSTNVATMTSFQTGFSHNKHGASASGFRCAVLEGRRTMATQEATPGSQSEESSVLDLPSVYDIRDYILQRPQQEAGSEAFSSEEALSIPCSSDVDSDTSNLNTEQHDSGTSENFWLDPSVQGQTETKAEDDGLRKSLDRFYEMFDHPHPAARNPLSTSVCQCLSQKINELKGQESQKYALRSFQMARVVFSRDGCSVLQRHSKDAHFYPVGEGSVLLEDEKPTPGLSKDIIHFLLQQNVMKDL
- the SHLD1 gene encoding shieldin complex subunit 1 isoform X3; translation: MQEPGRSWSWVHPSRTMATQEATPGSQSEESSVLDLPSVYDIRDYILQRPQQEAGSEAFSSEEALSIPCSSDVDSDTSNLNTEQHDSGTSENFWLDPSVQGQTETKAEDDGLRKSLDRFYEMFDHPHPAARNPLSTSVCQCLSQKINELKGQESQKYALRSFQMARVVFSRDGCSVLQRHSKDAHFYPVGEGSVLLEDEKPTPGLSKDIIHFLLQQNVMKDL
- the SHLD1 gene encoding shieldin complex subunit 1 isoform X2 — its product is MTSFQTGFSHNKHGASASGFRCAVLEGRTMATQEATPGSQSEESSVLDLPSVYDIRDYILQRPQQEAGSEAFSSEEALSIPCSSDVDSDTSNLNTEQHDSGTSENFWLDPSVQGQTETKAEDDGLRKSLDRFYEMFDHPHPAARNPLSTSVCQCLSQKINELKGQESQKYALRSFQMARVVFSRDGCSVLQRHSKDAHFYPVGEGSVLLEDEKPTPGLSKDIIHFLLQQNVMKDL